CTCCAGCGCGGTCGACACGGTGATCGAGGGCGTGCGGTCGGCGCTCGCGTCGACGCAGGACAACTCCGAGCGCGTCCAGGCCACCATGCGCCTGTGGTACGACTGCGTCGCCAACCAGGAGAAGGCGTTCCGCCTCGTCTTCGAGTCGGACCTGACCAGCGACCCCGAGGTCAGCGGTCTGGTCGACCGAGTCACCTCCGAGTCCGCCGCCGCCATCGCCGAGGTCATCGTCGAGGACACCGGCCTGTCGCGCGGCGCCGCCGAACTGCTGGCCGCCGGCCTCGTCGGCATGGGCCACGTGGGCGCCCGCGCCTGGCTGTCCGGTGCCTCCGGCCTCACCCGTGACGACGCCGTCACC
Above is a window of Aeromicrobium senzhongii DNA encoding:
- a CDS encoding TetR/AcrR family transcriptional regulator; this translates as MTQTPEARPRAGRLPRTARRAQLLDVALDVFVEQGYHSASMDEIAERAGVSKPVLYQHFPGKLDLYTALVSSAVDTVIEGVRSALASTQDNSERVQATMRLWYDCVANQEKAFRLVFESDLTSDPEVSGLVDRVTSESAAAIAEVIVEDTGLSRGAAELLAAGLVGMGHVGARAWLSGASGLTRDDAVTLASTLAWRGIGGFPKPTNEGDE